A section of the Carya illinoinensis cultivar Pawnee chromosome 12, C.illinoinensisPawnee_v1, whole genome shotgun sequence genome encodes:
- the LOC122290434 gene encoding putative glycerol-3-phosphate transporter 4 isoform X2 — MRGTPPGILLIRSIRGRDWSFATYRYFVLFITFIAYACYHASRKPTSIVKSVLYPDPKRIPGQYPWPIGKFFIKENFVDNDISTLRYAGWAPFNEPDGPSKLGEIDVAFLACYSLGMFVAGHLGDRLDLRLFLANGMIGSGIFVGLFGMGCFWNVHAFWYFLVMQMAAGLFQATGWPSVVAVIGSWFGKRKRGLIMGIWNAHTSVGNITGSLLAASVLDYGWGWSFIVPGAFIIMGGIMVYLFLPAYPEDFGFNCLPGVASNLQETPNDEEARITKGNVPRGETNVVSQHGMVRRRGVGLLEACLIPGVIPFALCLFFAKLVAYTFLYWLPFYLSQTGGIVGGILAGHISDKLGARATTAASFMYAAIPSMLLYRTFGNVSVNVNLVLMMITGLFINGPYALITTAVSADLGTHSSIRGDSRALATVTAIIDGTGSVGAALGPLLTGFISTKGWDAVFVMLMIGALIAGLLLSGLVIAELSERTCNPMSQSSGQQSLGDHVTQPLLRDRR, encoded by the exons ATGAGAGGTACCCCACCTGGGATTTTGCTAATAAGAAGCATTAGAGGCAGGGATTGGTCCTTTGCTACCTATAGgtattttgttttgttcattACATTCATTGCTTATGCTTGTTATCATGCTTCTCGAAAACCGACTAGCATAGTCAAGAGCGTTTTGTATCCTGACCCAAAAAGAATCCCGGGACAGTATCCTTGGCCTATTGGCAAGTTTTTTATCAAGGAGAATTTTGTAGATAATGACATTAGCACGTTGAGATACGCGGGTTGGGCTCCATTTAATGAACCGGATGGGCCGTCGAAGTTGGGGGAGATTGATGTTGCATTCCTAGCATGTTATTCTTTGGGAATGTTTGTTGCCGGACATTTGGGCGATAGGTTGGACCTCCGGTTGTTTTTGGCGAATGGGATGATCGGCAGTGGCATTTTTGTTGGGTTATTTGGGATGGGATGTTTTTGGAATGTGCATGCGTTTTGGTATTTTCTGGTAATGCAAATGGCTGCTGGGTTGTTTCAAGCAACGGGTTGGCCTTCGGTTGTTGCTGTTATTGGTAGTTGGTTTGGGAAGAGGAAGAGAGGTTTGATAATGGGTATTTGGAATGCGCATACTTCTGTTGGGAATATCACTGGGTCTCTTTTGGCTGCTAGTGTCTTGGACTATGGGTGGGGCTGGTCTTTCATAGTTCCGGGCGCATTTATCATTATGGGAGGGATAATGGTTTACTTGTTCTTGCCCGCTTACCCTGAGGATTTTGGGTTTAACTGCCTGCCTGGTGTAGCTTCGAATTTACAGGAAACGCCTAATGACGAAGAAGCTCGGATTACTAAAGGAAATGTGCCGCGAGGGGAAACAAATGTCGTCTCCCAACATGGGATGGTGAGGAGGAGAGGTGTCGGGCTTCTTGAAGCTTGTTTAATACCAGGAGTAATACCATTTGCACTGTGCCTTTTCTTCGCTAAGCTTGTGGCCTACACATTTCTGTACTGGCTACCATTTTATCTTAGTCAGACGG GTGGCATTGTTGGTGGAATCCTTGCTGGCCACATCTCTGATAAACTTGGTGCTAGGGCTACTACAGCTGCCAGCTTCATGTATGCTGCAATTCCTTCAATGCTATTGTATCGCACATTCGGAAATGTTTCAGTGAATGTCAACCTTGTACTTATGATGATAACTGGCTTGTTTATAAACGGGCCCTATGCACTCATCACCACTGCTGTTTCTGCGGACCTTGGCACCCACAGTTCCATTAGAGGGGATTCTCGAGCATTGGCAACAGTGACTGCCATAATTGATGGTACTGGATCAGTTGGAGCAGCTCTTGGCCCTCTTCTTACTGGTTTCATCTCAACAAAAGGATGGGATGCAGTATTTGTGATGCTAATGATTGGTGCTCTTATTGCGGGACTTCTTTTGTCGGGTTTGGTTATAGCTGAACTCTCTGAGAGAACTTGCAATCCAATGTCTCAATCCAGCGGCCAGCAAAGTCTTGGAG ATCACGTGACTCAACCCCTACTAAGGGATCGAAGGTGA
- the LOC122290434 gene encoding putative glycerol-3-phosphate transporter 4 isoform X1 encodes MRGTPPGILLIRSIRGRDWSFATYRYFVLFITFIAYACYHASRKPTSIVKSVLYPDPKRIPGQYPWPIGKFFIKENFVDNDISTLRYAGWAPFNEPDGPSKLGEIDVAFLACYSLGMFVAGHLGDRLDLRLFLANGMIGSGIFVGLFGMGCFWNVHAFWYFLVMQMAAGLFQATGWPSVVAVIGSWFGKRKRGLIMGIWNAHTSVGNITGSLLAASVLDYGWGWSFIVPGAFIIMGGIMVYLFLPAYPEDFGFNCLPGVASNLQETPNDEEARITKGNVPRGETNVVSQHGMVRRRGVGLLEACLIPGVIPFALCLFFAKLVAYTFLYWLPFYLSQTEIGGEYVSVKSAGNLSTLFDVGGIVGGILAGHISDKLGARATTAASFMYAAIPSMLLYRTFGNVSVNVNLVLMMITGLFINGPYALITTAVSADLGTHSSIRGDSRALATVTAIIDGTGSVGAALGPLLTGFISTKGWDAVFVMLMIGALIAGLLLSGLVIAELSERTCNPMSQSSGQQSLGDHVTQPLLRDRR; translated from the exons ATGAGAGGTACCCCACCTGGGATTTTGCTAATAAGAAGCATTAGAGGCAGGGATTGGTCCTTTGCTACCTATAGgtattttgttttgttcattACATTCATTGCTTATGCTTGTTATCATGCTTCTCGAAAACCGACTAGCATAGTCAAGAGCGTTTTGTATCCTGACCCAAAAAGAATCCCGGGACAGTATCCTTGGCCTATTGGCAAGTTTTTTATCAAGGAGAATTTTGTAGATAATGACATTAGCACGTTGAGATACGCGGGTTGGGCTCCATTTAATGAACCGGATGGGCCGTCGAAGTTGGGGGAGATTGATGTTGCATTCCTAGCATGTTATTCTTTGGGAATGTTTGTTGCCGGACATTTGGGCGATAGGTTGGACCTCCGGTTGTTTTTGGCGAATGGGATGATCGGCAGTGGCATTTTTGTTGGGTTATTTGGGATGGGATGTTTTTGGAATGTGCATGCGTTTTGGTATTTTCTGGTAATGCAAATGGCTGCTGGGTTGTTTCAAGCAACGGGTTGGCCTTCGGTTGTTGCTGTTATTGGTAGTTGGTTTGGGAAGAGGAAGAGAGGTTTGATAATGGGTATTTGGAATGCGCATACTTCTGTTGGGAATATCACTGGGTCTCTTTTGGCTGCTAGTGTCTTGGACTATGGGTGGGGCTGGTCTTTCATAGTTCCGGGCGCATTTATCATTATGGGAGGGATAATGGTTTACTTGTTCTTGCCCGCTTACCCTGAGGATTTTGGGTTTAACTGCCTGCCTGGTGTAGCTTCGAATTTACAGGAAACGCCTAATGACGAAGAAGCTCGGATTACTAAAGGAAATGTGCCGCGAGGGGAAACAAATGTCGTCTCCCAACATGGGATGGTGAGGAGGAGAGGTGTCGGGCTTCTTGAAGCTTGTTTAATACCAGGAGTAATACCATTTGCACTGTGCCTTTTCTTCGCTAAGCTTGTGGCCTACACATTTCTGTACTGGCTACCATTTTATCTTAGTCAGACGG AAATTGGTGGAGAGTATGTTTCTGTGAAATCTGCTGGAAATCTATCCACCTTGTTTGATGTAGGTGGCATTGTTGGTGGAATCCTTGCTGGCCACATCTCTGATAAACTTGGTGCTAGGGCTACTACAGCTGCCAGCTTCATGTATGCTGCAATTCCTTCAATGCTATTGTATCGCACATTCGGAAATGTTTCAGTGAATGTCAACCTTGTACTTATGATGATAACTGGCTTGTTTATAAACGGGCCCTATGCACTCATCACCACTGCTGTTTCTGCGGACCTTGGCACCCACAGTTCCATTAGAGGGGATTCTCGAGCATTGGCAACAGTGACTGCCATAATTGATGGTACTGGATCAGTTGGAGCAGCTCTTGGCCCTCTTCTTACTGGTTTCATCTCAACAAAAGGATGGGATGCAGTATTTGTGATGCTAATGATTGGTGCTCTTATTGCGGGACTTCTTTTGTCGGGTTTGGTTATAGCTGAACTCTCTGAGAGAACTTGCAATCCAATGTCTCAATCCAGCGGCCAGCAAAGTCTTGGAG ATCACGTGACTCAACCCCTACTAAGGGATCGAAGGTGA